A single genomic interval of Aegicerativicinus sediminis harbors:
- a CDS encoding beta-L-arabinofuranosidase domain-containing protein — MDGIGETGLIARYVLDGDLKDWSRNNMHAEFNGSGPIFVKDSLFKKVILLSDEDKNFISLPMEVVNDVESISITFWYNLHSMEPDQTLFDYGHNNKNHLFISASSSGGYSGIEIEGSTTHLPFSTELGSNNWINLALVINGPSKSMSTFINGILIKEINVPNSSISDLLFHNKRNPIKFFIGKSINGDSFFNGKLHDFRIYRIPLKEDQVLKIYNNSTKQNSDNIGDKKKKVVNLPQFPSSHPQLYNQYLVSVNNVEVKTNVGNLPRLPRFLKGVYQNGIKGPDVRVLWPEESDNSKVLKVGQYTIIGRIPGSSLIPKATIIIDSLETKNTPKFQLEPFKLSQVSMTSSSNGNKSKFIENRSKFIDTLALTNPDDFLYMFRDAFGQQQPNGAKPLGVWDSQETKLRGHATGHYLTALAQAYASTQYDKNLQSNFAQKMDYMIDSLYDLAVMSGNPKEAESEFISDPIKVKPASGKSDFDSDLSKEGIRHDYWNWGTGFISAYPPDQFIMLEHGATYGGQKNQIWAPYYTLHKILAGLLDIYEVSGNEKALNIARGMGNWVNARLEQLPTDTLISMWNRYIAGEFGGMNEVLARMFRITGDEKFLKTAIIFDNIQMFYGDANHSHGLAKNVDTFKGLHANQHIPQVMGAIEMYRNSNNPKYFNIADNFWNRVTNDYMYSIGGVAGARNPANAECFVGQPATLYENGFSEGGQNETCATYNLLKLTRYLYQFKKDPQLMDYYERGLYNHILASVAENSPANTYHVPLRPGSIKSFGNPDMSGFTCCNGTALESSTKLQNTIYFKSLDNQSLFVNLFIPSILEWSERGITVEQKTNFPNEDHTKLIIGGNGKFDLNLRVPAWATNGYIVKVNGIEQNVEAHPTSYITLSRNWKEGDIVDVSMPFGFHLEPVMDQQNIASLFYGPILLAAQESEPQNDWRKITLDPTDLGKSIKGDPRNLKFNINGVEFLPFYETYGRHSVYLDVSFEKM, encoded by the coding sequence TTGGATGGTATAGGTGAAACTGGTCTTATTGCCCGATATGTTTTGGATGGAGATTTAAAAGATTGGTCTCGAAACAACATGCACGCTGAATTTAACGGTTCAGGTCCAATTTTTGTAAAGGATAGTTTATTTAAAAAAGTGATTTTGCTTTCAGACGAGGATAAAAATTTTATTTCCTTGCCTATGGAAGTTGTCAATGATGTCGAGTCGATTAGCATTACTTTTTGGTACAATTTACATTCAATGGAGCCTGACCAAACATTGTTTGATTATGGCCATAATAATAAGAACCACCTCTTTATTTCCGCTTCAAGTTCTGGAGGTTATTCAGGTATAGAAATTGAAGGTTCGACAACGCACTTGCCTTTTTCTACTGAATTAGGTTCAAACAATTGGATTAATCTAGCACTAGTTATTAATGGTCCATCTAAATCGATGTCAACTTTTATTAATGGTATTTTAATAAAGGAGATTAATGTTCCAAATAGTTCAATTTCAGATTTGCTTTTTCATAATAAAAGAAATCCAATCAAATTTTTTATAGGTAAATCTATTAATGGTGATTCATTTTTTAATGGGAAATTGCACGATTTTAGAATTTATCGTATTCCTTTAAAAGAAGACCAAGTTTTAAAAATTTACAATAATTCTACAAAGCAGAATTCTGATAATATTGGCGATAAAAAGAAAAAAGTCGTTAACCTTCCACAATTTCCTTCTTCTCATCCTCAATTGTACAATCAATATTTAGTTTCAGTTAATAATGTTGAAGTGAAGACTAATGTTGGCAATCTACCGCGATTGCCCAGATTTTTAAAAGGTGTATATCAAAATGGAATTAAGGGACCAGATGTAAGGGTCCTATGGCCTGAAGAGTCAGATAATTCTAAGGTCCTAAAAGTAGGTCAATATACCATTATTGGAAGAATTCCTGGAAGTTCATTAATACCAAAAGCAACTATTATAATTGATTCTTTGGAGACAAAAAATACTCCAAAATTTCAATTAGAACCTTTTAAACTTAGTCAAGTGTCAATGACAAGTTCTTCTAATGGTAATAAGAGTAAATTTATTGAAAACCGCAGCAAATTTATCGATACTCTTGCACTTACCAATCCCGATGATTTCTTGTATATGTTTCGAGATGCATTCGGCCAGCAACAACCAAATGGAGCTAAACCTTTGGGGGTCTGGGATAGTCAGGAAACTAAGTTAAGAGGACATGCTACGGGTCACTATTTAACAGCTTTGGCTCAGGCTTATGCAAGTACTCAATATGATAAAAACTTACAGTCAAATTTTGCCCAGAAAATGGATTATATGATAGATTCACTCTATGATTTGGCTGTTATGTCTGGAAATCCAAAAGAAGCAGAGAGTGAATTTATTTCCGATCCAATTAAAGTTAAACCAGCCAGTGGTAAATCTGATTTTGATTCTGATTTAAGTAAGGAAGGTATTCGACATGATTACTGGAATTGGGGAACAGGTTTTATTAGTGCCTATCCACCAGATCAGTTTATAATGTTGGAACATGGTGCAACTTATGGGGGTCAAAAAAATCAAATTTGGGCACCATATTACACACTTCATAAAATTCTTGCAGGATTATTAGATATTTATGAGGTAAGCGGAAATGAAAAGGCACTTAATATTGCAAGGGGAATGGGTAATTGGGTAAATGCACGTTTAGAGCAATTACCCACGGATACACTAATAAGCATGTGGAACAGATATATAGCAGGTGAATTTGGTGGAATGAATGAAGTATTGGCTCGTATGTTTAGAATTACAGGAGATGAAAAATTTCTGAAAACAGCCATTATATTTGATAATATTCAAATGTTTTATGGTGATGCAAATCATTCTCACGGTTTGGCAAAAAATGTTGATACTTTTAAGGGCCTACATGCCAACCAGCATATTCCACAGGTTATGGGAGCCATAGAAATGTATCGAAATTCTAATAATCCAAAGTATTTCAATATTGCAGATAATTTTTGGAATAGAGTAACAAATGATTATATGTACAGTATTGGGGGTGTGGCAGGGGCACGTAATCCTGCAAATGCTGAGTGCTTTGTTGGTCAGCCAGCCACTTTATACGAAAATGGATTTTCAGAAGGTGGTCAAAATGAAACCTGTGCAACTTACAACCTTTTAAAATTGACCCGATATCTTTATCAATTTAAAAAGGATCCCCAATTGATGGATTATTATGAACGTGGACTTTATAATCATATCCTAGCTTCAGTAGCAGAGAATAGCCCGGCAAATACTTACCATGTTCCTTTAAGGCCAGGATCAATAAAGAGTTTTGGGAATCCTGATATGTCTGGGTTTACTTGTTGTAATGGTACTGCTTTAGAGAGTAGCACCAAACTTCAGAATACCATTTATTTCAAAAGTTTAGATAATCAATCCTTATTTGTTAATCTATTTATCCCTTCAATTTTAGAATGGTCTGAAAGGGGAATAACTGTGGAACAGAAAACAAATTTTCCAAATGAAGACCATACCAAACTTATTATTGGTGGGAATGGAAAATTTGATTTAAATCTACGCGTTCCAGCTTGGGCAACTAACGGTTATATTGTTAAGGTTAATGGAATAGAACAAAATGTGGAGGCCCATCCTACATCCTATATAACCTTATCAAGAAATTGGAAAGAGGGCGATATTGTAGATGTATCCATGCCTTTTGGTTTTCATCTTGAACCAGTCATGGACCAGCAGAATATTGCAAGTTTATTTTACGGACCAATTTTATTAGCAGCCCAAGAGTCTGAACCTCAGAATGATTGGCGAAAAATCACCTTGGATCCTACAGACTTAGGAAAGTCTATTAAAGGCGATCCAAGAAATTTGAAATTCAACATTAACGGAGTTGAATTTTTACCCTTTTATGAAACTTATGGCCGACACTCCGTTTATTTAGATGTTTCATTTGAAAAAATGTAA